In Deltaproteobacteria bacterium, the following are encoded in one genomic region:
- the asd gene encoding aspartate-semialdehyde dehydrogenase codes for MRKRRVAVVGATGVAGQQFLASLAGHPWFEVAVLAASARSAGRPYGEAIREANGARRWWVAGTDLAPEFLALAVVDAAHLDPGGLDIVFAAVESDAARELEPMYARAVPVISTAAAFRSETDTPIALPGVNVAAHLPLLQEQRRRRGWKGFVLPLPNCTTVGLAISLKPLLDGFGIARVLMTSLQGISGAGRSPGVVALDIVDNVIPFIPKEEEKVAAETRKILGRLGEGGIEPHPAPVGATCTRIGVLEGHTLSVMVETERPCDPAAAAEAMRAFRGDYTGLGLPSAPAHPILVHDDPFRPQPRLDRDAEGGMATSVGRLRAEPALRNGLKYVALSHNTRMGAAHGAVLVAEHLCHAGVL; via the coding sequence ATGCGGAAGCGGCGGGTAGCAGTCGTAGGCGCCACCGGCGTGGCCGGGCAGCAGTTCCTGGCCTCGCTTGCCGGCCATCCCTGGTTCGAGGTGGCGGTGCTCGCCGCCTCGGCGCGATCGGCCGGCCGGCCGTACGGGGAGGCGATCCGAGAGGCGAACGGCGCGCGCCGCTGGTGGGTCGCGGGGACGGACCTGGCTCCGGAGTTCCTGGCGCTGGCGGTGGTGGACGCGGCTCACCTCGACCCGGGCGGCCTCGACATCGTCTTCGCCGCCGTCGAGAGCGACGCCGCGCGCGAGCTCGAACCGATGTACGCGCGCGCCGTCCCGGTCATCAGTACGGCGGCCGCCTTCCGCTCCGAGACTGACACGCCGATCGCGCTCCCGGGCGTGAACGTGGCCGCGCACCTCCCGCTCCTCCAGGAGCAGCGCCGGCGCCGCGGCTGGAAGGGGTTCGTGCTCCCGCTTCCCAACTGCACGACGGTCGGCCTCGCGATCTCGCTCAAGCCCCTCCTCGACGGCTTCGGCATCGCGCGGGTCCTCATGACCTCGCTGCAGGGCATCTCGGGCGCCGGGCGCTCGCCCGGCGTCGTCGCGCTCGACATCGTCGACAACGTGATCCCGTTCATCCCGAAGGAGGAGGAGAAGGTCGCCGCCGAGACGCGGAAGATCCTCGGCCGCCTCGGCGAGGGCGGCATCGAGCCGCACCCTGCGCCGGTGGGTGCGACCTGCACGCGCATCGGCGTGCTCGAGGGGCACACGCTGTCGGTGATGGTCGAGACGGAGCGGCCGTGTGACCCCGCGGCCGCGGCCGAGGCGATGCGCGCCTTCCGCGGCGACTACACCGGCCTCGGGCTACCGAGCGCCCCGGCGCACCCGATCCTCGTGCACGACGACCCCTTCCGGCCCCAGCCGCGCCTCGACCGCGACGCGGAGGGCGGGATGGCGACCAGCGTGGGGCGACTGCGCGCCGAGCCGGCGCTCCGCAACGGGCTCAAGTACGTCGCGCTGTCGCACAACACGCGGATGGGCGCGGCGCACGGGGCGGTGCTGGTGGCGGAGCACCTCTGCCACGCGGGCGTGCTGTAG
- a CDS encoding A/G-specific adenine glycosylase, which translates to MASIVTGRRAGPKPPLLPPACHPFRRRLLAWYARHRRRLPWRGVRDPYAVLVSEIMLQQTQVARVTEFYPRFLARYPTLEDLAAAPADAVRESWDGLGYYARARNLHAAAREVVKRLGGRLPGRPEELRVLPGIGRYTAGAVASLAFGADVPAVDTNAARVLARAFGIRGRRKSARRERRVWALAAALVPRGRAAEWNQALMDLGATYCVARAPRCRDCPVRRSCATGRTGADRRRMLPPAEKATRRPRG; encoded by the coding sequence ATGGCGTCCATTGTAACCGGTCGGCGCGCGGGTCCGAAGCCACCACTGCTGCCGCCCGCCTGTCACCCCTTCCGGCGCCGCCTCCTCGCCTGGTACGCCCGTCACCGGCGCCGCCTGCCCTGGCGAGGGGTGCGCGACCCCTATGCCGTGCTGGTGTCGGAGATCATGCTCCAGCAGACGCAGGTGGCGCGCGTAACGGAGTTCTACCCGCGCTTCCTCGCCCGCTACCCCACGCTCGAGGACCTGGCTGCCGCGCCCGCTGACGCGGTGCGCGAGAGCTGGGACGGCCTGGGATATTACGCCCGGGCGCGGAACCTGCACGCCGCGGCGCGCGAGGTGGTGAAGCGCCTGGGCGGCCGGCTGCCCGGTCGGCCGGAGGAGCTCCGGGTGCTCCCCGGCATCGGGCGCTACACCGCCGGGGCGGTGGCGAGCCTCGCCTTCGGCGCCGACGTGCCCGCCGTCGACACGAACGCGGCGCGCGTGCTGGCACGCGCGTTCGGAATCCGCGGGCGGCGGAAGAGCGCGCGCCGCGAGCGGCGGGTGTGGGCGCTCGCCGCGGCGCTCGTGCCGCGCGGGCGGGCGGCAGAGTGGAACCAGGCGCTCATGGACCTGGGGGCGACGTACTGCGTCGCGCGGGCGCCGCGATGCCGCGACTGTCCGGTGCGCCGCAGCTGCGCGACGGGCAGGACTGGGGCCGACCGAAGGCGCATGCTACCTCCAGCAGAGAAGGCCACCCGCCGACCTCGAGGGTGA
- a CDS encoding lipo-like protein, producing MGWLRNKVFAVATRALTKPRGNYTLLLPNDFDALLGVIRPGDVILVDGDQRVSQVIKYLTQSTWSHSVLYVGDDLLRRFPAEREALIAKHGRDAEHMMIEALLEGVLASPLSKYASFNLRICRPIGLQREDLQRILDEVIAQIGLRYDVKNLLDLARYFFPVSLIPRRFRRRALQFGSGLTTQVICSSIIGRAFQNVGFPILPATTPAATAPPRRRLLDRLLRRTPPPYPAVFRRQLPSIITPRDFDLSPYFEIIKLNPVEATHFDYRRIRWEDSEARAAGGSRSGS from the coding sequence ATGGGCTGGCTCCGCAACAAGGTCTTCGCCGTGGCCACCCGCGCGCTGACCAAGCCGCGCGGCAACTACACCCTCCTCCTGCCCAACGACTTCGATGCCCTGCTGGGCGTCATCCGCCCCGGCGACGTGATCCTGGTGGACGGTGACCAGCGCGTGAGCCAGGTCATCAAGTATCTCACGCAGAGCACCTGGTCCCACTCGGTCCTCTACGTTGGCGACGACCTCCTCCGCCGCTTCCCGGCCGAGCGCGAGGCGCTCATCGCCAAGCACGGGCGCGACGCCGAGCACATGATGATCGAGGCGCTCCTCGAAGGCGTGCTCGCCTCGCCGCTCTCCAAGTACGCGAGCTTCAACCTTCGCATCTGCCGCCCGATCGGGCTGCAGCGCGAGGACCTCCAGCGCATCCTGGACGAGGTGATCGCGCAGATCGGGCTGCGCTACGACGTGAAGAACCTCCTCGACCTGGCGCGCTACTTCTTCCCGGTGAGCCTGATCCCCCGCCGCTTCCGCCGCCGCGCGCTCCAGTTCGGGAGCGGGCTCACGACGCAGGTCATCTGCTCGAGCATCATCGGGCGCGCCTTCCAGAACGTCGGCTTTCCGATCCTGCCCGCGACGACGCCGGCGGCGACGGCACCACCGCGGCGGCGCCTGCTCGACCGCTTGCTCCGGCGCACGCCCCCGCCGTACCCGGCCGTCTTCCGGCGCCAGCTGCCCTCGATCATCACGCCACGCGACTTCGACCTCTCGCCCTACTTCGAGATCATCAAGCTCAATCCGGTCGAGGCGACGCACTTCGACTATCGTCGCATCCGGTGGGAGGACAGCGAGGCACGGGCCGCGGGCGGCTCGCGGTCCGGCTCCTGA
- a CDS encoding phospholipid carrier-dependent glycosyltransferase, whose product MGRPTRALGGAVVLAAVAGGLFFQGLGRYPLLDPDEARHAEVAREMAAASGVRRLFLPTLDLEPYREKPAGYYWLVALAYGALGVGEVAARAVSALAALVAVLALYAYALPRGGPLAALGAGVVAATSVGWFGLARYGNLDMTLTACVTVGVLAGLAWLERPAPRRGPLAPYVAAGLGLVVKGPLALVLVAGPLALAALVQRPRPRVRDLGLVRGTLVVVALGALLWVPVGLLDASYLSAFAATNVRRLGAESPHAGPIHYYLLWVPALLFPWTLFAPGPLRRAARDPGRRALLLWALFVPAVLTLARGKLATYALSALAPLALLVGPELASGPVAEDRTTRRAGGALAALVLLAGAGAALFAAPGHLALPARASLAAAASGWAVGLLLVLRPGREHLVPAAALGAVLTLYPLAAHWVAPAVAALHSDREAARLIAGAGAGPVVAFGIHDPSLTFYLRAPVVHTDDPGLVRDLFAGDGLAFLVTGPRHFAQVEQLLGARARVWFETPRRRLYANRPVNGST is encoded by the coding sequence ATGGGCCGACCGACGCGCGCCCTCGGCGGTGCCGTGGTCCTGGCGGCGGTCGCCGGCGGGCTCTTCTTCCAGGGCCTCGGCCGCTACCCGCTCCTCGATCCCGACGAGGCACGGCACGCCGAGGTCGCGCGCGAGATGGCCGCGGCGAGCGGGGTGCGACGGCTCTTCCTGCCCACGCTCGACCTCGAGCCGTACCGCGAGAAGCCGGCAGGCTACTACTGGCTGGTCGCACTCGCATACGGCGCTCTCGGCGTCGGTGAGGTGGCGGCGCGCGCGGTGAGCGCGCTCGCCGCGCTGGTCGCGGTGCTCGCGCTCTACGCCTATGCGCTGCCGCGCGGGGGCCCTCTGGCGGCACTCGGCGCGGGCGTGGTGGCGGCGACGAGCGTCGGATGGTTCGGCCTCGCGCGCTACGGAAACCTCGACATGACGCTCACCGCCTGCGTGACCGTCGGCGTGCTCGCTGGCCTCGCCTGGCTCGAGCGGCCGGCGCCGCGGCGCGGGCCGCTCGCACCGTACGTCGCCGCGGGGCTCGGGCTCGTCGTGAAGGGGCCGCTCGCGCTCGTGCTGGTCGCGGGACCGCTCGCGCTCGCGGCGCTCGTGCAGCGCCCACGGCCACGCGTCCGGGACCTCGGCCTCGTGCGCGGCACGCTCGTCGTCGTGGCGCTCGGGGCGTTGCTCTGGGTGCCGGTCGGTCTTCTCGACGCGAGCTACCTCTCCGCCTTCGCCGCCACGAACGTGCGGCGGCTGGGGGCCGAGAGCCCCCACGCCGGGCCCATCCACTACTATCTCCTCTGGGTGCCCGCGCTGCTCTTCCCGTGGACGCTCTTCGCGCCGGGCCCGCTCCGGCGCGCCGCGCGCGATCCCGGGCGGCGGGCGCTTCTCCTGTGGGCGCTGTTCGTGCCCGCGGTGCTGACGCTCGCGCGCGGCAAGCTCGCCACCTACGCACTCTCCGCGCTCGCGCCGCTGGCGCTCCTCGTCGGGCCGGAGCTGGCGAGCGGACCCGTGGCGGAGGATCGCACGACGCGCCGGGCGGGCGGCGCGCTCGCCGCCCTCGTGCTCCTGGCCGGGGCGGGCGCGGCGCTCTTCGCCGCGCCCGGCCACCTCGCACTCCCGGCGCGTGCGTCCCTTGCTGCGGCCGCCTCCGGCTGGGCCGTCGGCCTGCTCCTCGTGCTCCGCCCCGGGCGCGAGCACCTGGTGCCGGCCGCCGCGCTCGGGGCCGTGCTCACCCTCTACCCGCTCGCCGCACACTGGGTCGCCCCCGCGGTCGCGGCCCTGCACAGCGACCGAGAAGCTGCGCGCCTGATCGCGGGCGCCGGCGCCGGCCCCGTGGTTGCCTTCGGCATCCACGACCCGTCGCTCACCTTTTACCTCCGCGCGCCCGTCGTCCACACCGATGACCCGGGACTGGTGCGGGACCTCTTCGCCGGCGACGGGCTCGCGTTCCTGGTGACCGGCCCGCGGCACTTCGCCCAGGTGGAGCAGCTCCTCGGCGCGCGGGCGCGCGTCTGGTTCGAGACGCCGCGCCGGCGGCTCTACGCCAACCGCCCCGTGAACGGATCGACGTAG
- a CDS encoding phosphopyruvate hydratase encodes MPKIESVRAREILDSRGCPTVEATVVVAGGASGTGAVPSGASTGEHEAIELRDGDRQRYGGKGVRRAVANVNDVLAPALRGLDVADQPTLDARLIELDGTENKSRLGANALLGVSLAAARAAAAAAARPLYRALGGERATLLPVPLLNVINGGRHATNPLDFQEFMIVPHGAPSFPEAIRQGVEVYQALRRLLDQRGLTTAVGDEGGFAPALASHEQALDLLVEAIGAAGLTPGRDVSLALDPAASELASDGGYVFRKSGGKRCAADELIALYERWCDAYPIVSIEDGLGENDWAGWQRLTAALGRRVQLVGDDIFVTNEKLLARGIEQKVGNAILVKLNQIGTVTETRAAMARAAQAGYRAIVSHRSGETEDAFIADFAVATGAGQIKTGAPCRSERTAKYNRLLAIAEELGASARYVDPFTGRLA; translated from the coding sequence ATGCCGAAGATCGAGAGCGTGCGGGCGCGGGAGATACTCGACTCCCGCGGCTGTCCCACGGTGGAGGCGACGGTGGTGGTCGCCGGTGGGGCGTCGGGCACGGGAGCCGTTCCCTCGGGCGCGTCGACCGGCGAGCACGAGGCGATCGAGCTGCGCGACGGCGATCGGCAACGCTACGGCGGCAAGGGCGTGCGCCGGGCGGTGGCGAACGTGAACGACGTGCTCGCGCCCGCGCTCCGCGGCCTGGACGTGGCCGACCAGCCCACGCTCGACGCCAGGCTGATCGAGCTCGACGGGACCGAGAACAAGTCGCGCCTGGGGGCGAACGCGCTCCTCGGCGTCTCGCTCGCCGCGGCGCGGGCGGCGGCGGCCGCCGCCGCTCGCCCGCTCTACCGCGCCCTCGGCGGCGAGCGGGCGACGCTCCTTCCCGTGCCGCTCCTGAACGTCATCAACGGTGGGCGGCACGCGACCAACCCGCTCGACTTCCAGGAATTCATGATCGTCCCCCACGGCGCGCCCTCCTTCCCCGAGGCGATCCGCCAGGGCGTCGAGGTGTATCAGGCGCTGCGCAGGCTCCTCGATCAGCGTGGGCTCACGACCGCCGTCGGCGACGAGGGCGGCTTCGCGCCGGCGCTCGCGAGCCACGAGCAGGCGCTCGACCTCCTCGTCGAGGCGATCGGCGCCGCCGGGCTCACGCCCGGGCGCGACGTGTCGCTCGCCCTCGACCCGGCGGCGAGCGAGCTCGCCTCGGACGGCGGCTACGTGTTCCGCAAGTCGGGCGGCAAGCGCTGCGCGGCCGACGAGCTGATCGCGCTCTACGAGCGCTGGTGCGACGCCTACCCGATCGTGTCCATCGAGGACGGGCTGGGCGAGAACGACTGGGCCGGCTGGCAGCGGCTGACCGCCGCGCTCGGCCGCCGCGTGCAGCTGGTCGGCGACGACATCTTCGTCACCAACGAGAAGCTCCTGGCGCGCGGCATCGAGCAGAAGGTGGGGAACGCGATCCTCGTCAAGCTGAACCAGATCGGGACGGTCACCGAGACGCGCGCCGCGATGGCGCGTGCCGCGCAGGCGGGCTACCGCGCGATCGTGTCGCATCGCTCGGGCGAGACCGAGGACGCGTTCATCGCCGATTTCGCGGTCGCGACCGGCGCCGGACAGATCAAGACCGGGGCGCCGTGTCGCTCGGAGCGGACCGCGAAGTACAACCGGCTGCTGGCGATCGCCGAGGAGCTGGGCGCGAGCGCGCGCTACGTCGATCCGTTCACGGGGCGGTTGGCGTAG
- a CDS encoding class I SAM-dependent methyltransferase, with amino-acid sequence MPAPATADYDARWGYRHFDARRYERRRYGGLVRGLNLRLLERVLARALAGVDGRRLVLDVPCGTGIIGDYLSARGFQIVGADISPAMLEVAAERGHALGLLRADLEAPPWRPRSFDAVVCVRFLMHVPAPSRPRVLRTLAGLTHGPLIATVCHPYTVKSVGRSMRRLLGRPTKRSPRLTRRALAAEVEAADLTLERVIPVLPLLSEVWVVVLRNRAPTT; translated from the coding sequence ATGCCGGCGCCCGCGACGGCGGACTACGACGCGCGCTGGGGCTATCGTCACTTCGACGCGCGCCGCTACGAGCGGCGCCGTTACGGCGGTCTCGTCCGCGGCTTGAACCTCCGCCTCCTCGAACGCGTGCTCGCGCGCGCGCTCGCCGGCGTCGACGGCCGCCGCCTCGTGCTCGACGTGCCGTGCGGCACCGGCATCATCGGGGACTACCTCTCGGCGCGGGGCTTCCAGATCGTCGGCGCGGACATCTCGCCGGCGATGCTCGAGGTCGCGGCCGAGCGCGGGCATGCGCTCGGGCTCCTGCGCGCCGACCTGGAGGCGCCGCCGTGGCGCCCGCGCAGCTTCGACGCGGTCGTGTGTGTGCGCTTTTTGATGCACGTCCCGGCCCCGAGCCGGCCGCGCGTGCTCCGCACGCTGGCCGGGCTCACGCACGGTCCGCTGATCGCCACCGTGTGCCATCCCTACACCGTGAAGAGCGTCGGCCGGTCGATGCGGCGCCTGCTCGGCCGTCCGACGAAGCGGAGCCCGCGGCTCACCCGCCGCGCGCTGGCCGCCGAGGTCGAGGCCGCCGACCTGACGCTCGAGCGGGTGATCCCCGTCCTGCCGCTCCTCTCCGAGGTGTGGGTGGTCGTGCTGCGTAACCGCGCCCCGACCACGTAG